The genomic stretch CATGTCTTCGCCCAGTTCATCTTTCCTTATCACCATGGGTCGGTTGTGCGGTCCTCCGAGTttgtgagggataccttattggcggtggtgggtgccttattggtgatggtggttgccatccattacggggccttgAAGGCCCTGAGTTTGCTCGATCAGGTTCTGCAACGTTCTCCGcattaccaggattttgggtctgaGCCTCCGTGGGGGCTCGGTTATCCCCTACTCCAGTTGGTTCCTCTGTAGTTGGGTTGGCAGGACCTCCAGCCCGGTTACTTCTCCAGGGCCTCGGTGGAGCAGGTTGTTCCACTAGCGGTGGAGGTTGCTCCGCTCTTTgggtggcagcatttttgcgcGGCCGTCCTTGAGGCCTACGTGGTGGAACATTAATGTCCCACGGAGGCGGAGCCTGGGCCTCTggcggaggtggggcctgagccgcctgcacttcagcagctagtctggctagctcttcgttgcgtttcttggcctctgccaactgctttcgtAGTTGATGATTTTTGATCTCCACTATCGGGACatatcgttcaggattgtagtacatgtacTCGTCGTCCCTTGGGgctggtggtccccgagagtcggatgaaccacttctctcatcagggtccgaattcaccataggctgctttccagggcatCACAGGTAGTcggcttcatctaaaatttcctcctcaagagcattgggatcatttgctgccATTGTTGATTCGAGAGGCTCTCTGACTGAACAGACTCACACACGTATTGTTTAatgactctcaatgaaagcaccaaactgttgatgccgtttttcgtcaacttaaatagtagagcaattaaacaatataatATTGGTacaaatgaataaagaggaaaactggaggatttttacgtggttcagcagtttactctgcctagtccacgagtctatgttattaagacttgggagttttctgtaaacttttcagagaagagttgcccagagttttctctccagaaatcagaaatCAATCCCTTGcaaatggtgtttccttctctatttatagagaaggttgcagaattcattcccacatattttgggaagatattctgtaaatcaattaagaTAATGCTATTTAATGAATTATTTCCTTTATACATAGAatcgtcccatgaagatcgggaacggataacagattaaatgatatcccttaaatattgggattgtacaacaataaacatgttcacacgtaactgattatcccaaatgattcatcaaatcttcaagATCAGCAATTAGCATCGAACTTGTCGAGACCATGAGTCATTCACGAGCTCGCCGCCCAGCTTTGTTTATGCTCAGAACATGTATATGTAGACGATGCTGTCACATCCGAGCTAGTACTTCCTGAGCTCGATCCATCTCGCCTGAAGCAATCATGCAAAATTATATTCATGTGTCATACCATGACCAATGCGAGCTCAGAGCACACTCGAGGCCACACATCCTTGAGGtcgttgtttacttcaaagaggtcCGACAGTTGGATCATATGATGACCGCATATGTTTCAAgatcacacctgacgaatccagttttcgaggtcataacttcttatctcgaaatctgggtgtaacaatttcCTTAAACCGTaaaattgaaggagaaaaatATTTGaccgtaaaaatgtaatttttagcGAAATTAAGTATTTTATGTAGAAATCtacaaaatttaacaatttaaaatCCTTTCTAGGGCCTAGAACTTGCTATTTGGTCTATATTTTGaagtttttatttaaataaacagtTCCCAATATATTTAATGTTAGGTACTAAAGTTTTTTTCACAAATTTAGATATTAGTAACTGAATTTAAACTTAGTAACCAATTTTTCAAAATTAGTAACTGAATTTTTATAACTGTAGTGACTAATAACTAGTTCCGAAAatgattattaattggttaaaATAATTAGTATCTAGTTTCGAAGAAATTATTATCtggtttcaaaaaaattattgacCAGGTAATtgatttcaaaaaaattagtgacCTAGTAACTAGTTTAAAAGAACTAGTAACCagttatttttgaaaacttttttatttttcaataaaatgaaGGTTGATAAAATGAAATTCTCATATTTAATATCAAGATTAATTATTTTCCCATAAAAATGAtctcaaaaaaagaaaaacaaacaaagaaaagcAAGTACAAGATGTATATATCCGTTAAGAATGAGCAAAGGCTTACACTAAATTGATTCGGAAAATGGTCATTTAGGAGATGGGATGATTAATCTACCAAAATGAGCAAGACCCCACACTAAAAATCATTAACAAAACTCGATCGAGTGTAGCTATGATTCTACCAAAATTAGCGAGACACTAATCACTATAGATAAGTTGCAAAGCAAATTTTAAACACAAAGCTCATCAAGtatcatgatgatgatgatgatgatgataatatGTAATGAGCAAAAAGTTTATATAGCCGTGTTGGCCCAAAATTAAAAGTATATGCAACACAAAAGAAGAGAAATACCTTTTATGATAATAATGCCATTGAACAGGGTAATGGAAAGCTTAGGAAAAGAATAGTAGAATGGTGAAATCAAAAGTTTATTTTATCTTAATACTTATTCAAGAATTTTTTTCATATGAATTAAAAGAGATTGGAAACTATTCCATGATAATTATTATATAGATTTAtgcttttttggaccctgtattttttctcattatctgtttggaaaaaaaatattttttggaccttgtgttttgtaaaatggttaaaatagaaccctaaacccgattttggtcaatattttctcaactaaaattataaataatttatcaaactaataatttagaacaaaaataaaatcattctgcttaaaaactatgttgttatattcaatttttccttcatcaaaattgagtttagggttctattataaccattttacaaaacatgaggtccaaaaaataatttgtcaaaacacagggtccaaacaaataatgtgacaaaacacAGCGTCCAAAAAGTATAAATCCTTATTATATTtcacttttttctttttctaataaTCATAAAGGGAATTATTATTATTGACTTGCTCCAATGAAAATAACAAAAGACATTATGTTGGAATGAACTTTATATTTATAGCTATTCCATTCCAATAGGATCATTCCAAAAACATATATGATTAGAAATTCTTTCAAAGTGAAAGTAAAAGCTGTTTTCAAAAGAATACTGGTCTAAAGAAGTACTGTTAAAAATCAGTAGTCATAGAAGCACTTTTGCTTTAGAGAGAATAAACTTTGATGTttgataagaaaaagaaaaagaaattagaAACTGAGTGAGGAACACAGCTATAGAAAGATTTGTAACTTGTTTAAACTTTGTTTGTCACATAAAATCTTTAACAGTCAAACATTGTGGCGTTTTACACAAACTTACTTTTACAAAATCCTTTTGAACATACATCAATATAATCTGTAGACAAAATTGGTCAAATTCCCACCCAAAAAACACTAAAAAAAAATCCTGaaaaatcctaaaaaatactttgCAGTCTTGACAATATTTACATCTTTTTCTGCATTAAGCCATATACAGTGACAAGAGCCATAACAAGAGAGTGATCCACACTTGCCTCAATCACCAAATTCAAAACATCATCTCCCAATATTACCCCAGTAGATGATTGCTTTCTCTTTGCCTGCAAAAACCCAGATCATAAAATCTTTAGAAAAGgctcaaaatctcatttttgacaccaaaatatatatataatcatataacattGAATTTTTATATGTATAGAGAAAAGGCTCACCTCTGCCACTAGTCCTCCTTGGCCATCTAATATCCTCAGAGCTGATTTACCAGCTGACCCTTCTAATCTATAGTCAATTGCTTGATTATTGTTATCATCATACTTCAAAGCAACCTTGCAAGAAAAGCCTCCTCGAAGACTTAGTACTCTGCAATTTTTTGTGACTCGAAATAATGGCTTCTCTTTATTATTATTGCTCAAGTCTTCTAATAAACCATTGTTTTTGTTGCTAATACTTTTATAgccttcccactttcgaaacacCCACATTTTCTGCACataaataacaacaaaatattatcattagtataaataaatatctacatataataaGTTCATTCATAATAATGATACAACTGTTATaagatcaaattattattaactTACTTTTCGAAGAATTGTAAAGAGAACTTTTCCCTTGAGATCCATGAGAAAGACTTCATTGCTGTTCTTCTGGTCATAGTTATCGATTCTGTAAACTACTTGACCATTTTCATTGTATGCAGTGCACCCATTTCCTTGCATCACAAGGGATTTCATCCACACTGTGAGTCTTTCTctctttgaagaagaagaagcattTTGAGAAGTAATGGGATCTATTATATCTGATGTGAGAGGATGAACTTTGGCCATTCCAGTTGGGAGAACAACTTTGGCTTATGATTTTGGATTTTGAGAGTTTTCTACTTTTGAATTGGTGGAATAAATAAGACTATGTCTTAACTAGCTAGGACTATatagtataattatatatataaataaaaatatatattattttaagtgTTGCTGAAGGGAAATGGGACTTCGGGTACTTATTATGTtatagaaattatatatatataaacacgtTTAACATGTATCCAAGTAATGTAGCCAGGCCACGTGTGTACGAGTATTGAAAGATGTgtgtgtatacatatatatatatatatatgttgattatagggatatatacatatattatgaAGTTATAATACACATTTGTTGACTGGTTCTAGAGTTGagaactgtatatatatatatatgagtaatgACTAGTGAGTACAATAAGAAAATGACGAAGGTATAGATACCATATGAAACAGAcataaatcaatatatatatatatgtgtgtgtatatatatacttgaTAAATGTGTGATTATAAATCTTATGGGGGAAGGAGGATACATACAAGTAAAgtaggttgaaagaaaaaaaaaaagaattattgTACGTTGGGATACAATATTTGATTTTATTCTTGTGCTTATCTGTTCTGCTAACCACAGTTTAGATCTACCAGAAcccataaaaataaataaaagaaaaagtgaCAAGTAAGTTTTTGAGGTGTTAAAACTTGGATCTTTTGGTCTTAAAGTCATTTGGGGAATTGTGAAATTCTTCAAAAACCCTTGCCTTAGAAGAAGGAAAACAAAAAAGCTGTTTTCAAAGTTGTGCTAAAGAAGTAGTCATAGAAGCACTTTTGCTTTAAAGATTATAGAAGAGAGAGATGAAACTTGTAAATTTTGTTTGTTACAtacaaaataaaatgaaaatagtatatatataaaaaaaaaattaacagtcAAGTAGTCAACATTGTGGGGTTTTACATAAAGGAATCCTATGCCTAAGTctgacatttatttattttttaaaattaaaaagaaaaagaaaaaaaaacaatagtaTGGGCTTTTTTGATGGAGAAGAAGAATGTGCTGCAATCTTGATATTGCTAAAAATGATTGAGGAAATAATAAAAGTTATcctattatatatttttgtaaagattGGAAGGAAATAGtgctaatataattttttttttcaatccctttctattttgttattaatattatcTTTTGTAAtaagactttttttttaaaaaaaatatgaataagaCTTCAAATTATATTTGTATTCTTTTAATTTGATCAGCGCTGACAGACgtttatacattatatatatttatagataatATTCTCAATAATCAAACGTGCTAACATAACTAAATGATGTTCTatcaaaaaaaaaagcataactAAATGATGACTAAATAAAAACGGTAGctgttatatatataaaaaaaatatgaggaGATATATATTAAGATGGTCAAAGAATTTTAAATCAAATTAACTCTAATTTTTATTATAACAATATAAATTTGAGAGAGTAGTCCATAACACGAATGATACTCAATCAGATCATGTCATGAGCACACTGAATTAAGTTGAGtattttttataaaacataattattattttaattatttgaccTCTCTTGCTTTTTTTGAAATTCAAgcaaaatattttatatatatatattttttatgtgaaAGAGTAAGAATTAATGTAGGAAAGTGAAGGGGGAGCTGCCATTTTGGTTGACGACTTTCAGTTTACTTTGAATTTTCACTAAACAAATACGATTAGTAGTTAAGGTGATCAATTAacctaattatattatatattatatattattaattagttaGGTGATCagaactaattatatatataattgatttgAGCTCAGCTGATATAATATAACAACATTATATAGTATTTGCGCGTGTACATCTATATATCAAAaaatatcaatattaataatgaaGCCAGATCATTGTCTGATAAATGATCTAATTATAAGTGTGAAATCATTATAAACACTATAACTAGTTTGTGCAGTTCAGTGAATCTTGGAATATCAGAGAAAAGATCCTTATGTATATAATACAAATGGTATCCAAATAGTATCAAATATAatgttatataataattattactTCTCACATGGGTGCTTCTTCTATTATTAGTTTCCATATATAGAAGATAATTATTAGCTAGAGTTTTCTTATTATGCAATATATGATGTGGGTTTTAATAGTTGAATTTGGTGTACCTAAAGATATTTTTAATAGAGATATGGGTAACTATATATTGATGTACTTAGGATATTTTTTAGGTCAAAATTTTACTACTTAATTATTACAACCATGCATACATATGTATATAGATGGACCTTACAGCCAATCAGCCACTGGTTTGTTATAATACCTTGCTTATTAGCTCACGTAAATGTGAAACATGCATAAATCATTATACACAATATCAAATTCGATATATATGGGAGACTATTTTTAGACTTAGTAAGTCATCTCATTTCTAATATAATTAAAATTCTTGTTATTTTGTTCTTTCAAATTAAATCTTTTTAATCTTTCAAAATTGTATATattcatcattaaaaaaaattcacattagaaaaatcatataattaatataataataagtttaacatatattttttattttattttttataaatttatgtttgagattatatTAAGTATTTatactttttatttaattatttattttatgttatacCCCAAATTTCGAAACGGGTTAAATtatctcgaaatgtaggctcgagaAATAATCAAATTAAGTTCGAATAATATATGTATTATCATTGTTGATGTCACATAGCCACTTCAGCTTGAAATGGAGAGCCAGCTCGTAAGGTTCAGACTGTGGCAAGACGCTGACCTCGGAAGGCTGGTGGCTGTTGGCTTGGGCAACATTCCAGGTGTCAGCTCGAAGATCATGGCAGTAGGTTCGAAAGCATATCTTTAAAGATGTTAGATGGttacattttagtaattaaagcCTATATTTACGTTATTGGTTTATGTATTAGCCTAGTCAAGCCGATTCTTTAGGGATTCAATATATTTCAAACTTAAATATATATTGTTATGTAACTTTCCTAAAATCGTGGCGAAGAAAATATGAATATAGTCTATAAATACTTGGGATTGTTCACTTGTAATTTTTTACGCACAAATTTTGTACTCAAACCTTGTGAAATTGTCTTTAGGCTTTAACGCATATTATCTTAATAAAAGTGAcccgtggactaggtagatttaacaactgaaccacgtaaaaaatcaatGTTCTTCTTTTCTATTCTCACTACTACAAAGAAGATTTTTTAGGGCTAGCACAGTTTTTATGGCTCGTGGGGTGCGAGtcttctatttgagagccttaaaaagtgaggttttttagggctcgcaaaagaatttttttaatactcacattgcgagccctaaaaaaatgtttttaggGCTCACAATTCGTGTCCTAAAAGACCTTATTGTTGAGTGcctttaaaaaaactaaaaaattattatttaatgagGGTCATCCACAAAGGATGGACCTCAGGGCATGCTGCTGTCGCTCAAGTGGTAATTACCACTTGGCACCAGGGCCGCGAGGGATTAGTGGGGGTGGGGCCCCTGATACCCTCGGctatcaaaaaatatatatattaattaattcagctcaattcaattaatatatttaattatttcaatTGCTTTAATGCATTTTTAATTTGAGAAATTAATCATAAATACATTGTCTCTTCACAATACAAATTGTTCACAGTATTGTAAAATTCTTCATTAATTCCAAAATAGATTAGAGCaacaataaaaaatagaaaaagaaaacttaCACAAAGATTATTCTACAACAAAATAGGAATTTTAAACAAGTCAGATTTATACAGCATAAAACAAGCTTAAGGAGAAGTGTTTCCTCCAAAAACATCCAACAAGTAAGCAGCAATAATCTTCATTCTGTCAAAAAAAAAGTTCTCAAATGGAGGTCGGCAAAAATCTGTGTGTGAGATAGAATGAAACAAAAGAAATCTAAAAGTAGAGTGTAGAGAGAAGATAAACCTGAGGAAGCAGAGGGATAACAAACTCCAACCCCGAAACCCCCAACCCTACTGCTCATAGCCCCAACCCCAACCTTAAAAAACACagggaaagagagagaaacttacTCTGAGGGTTGACCCCCACCATTCATCCGGAGCCACTGCCATTTGTCCTTTATTGTGGTCATCTCAAGCCACCGTCGTTCGTCCCGAGGCCCCTCCGTTCGGCCAAAGCTGCAGCCGCTCCGAGCCCCTCTGTTCGGCCCAAGCTGTCGCTGTTCCGAGTCCCTCTATTCAGCACTGGGAACCACAATGACGAGCCCTCCATGCTGCCATCACTTGGTACAAGAGATCGAGAAATGTAGTGTGAGAGAGGGAAAGACATCGAGAAAGAGGGAGAGATAGACGACAGGGAAAAATGAGGGAGAGAAAAGAGGGAAAAATAATTTAGGGTTCGAGAAAGTGGGCTTCGGCgcatgttaattttttttaaaatacacattTGTGATACCCAAAGTGAGCCCTTAATAATCTcttaggacacccaaagtgagccCTTAAAAGTCATCACTCACATTAAACACTTAAATTTACTATTCAGGTTTTTTAGGACCTACatacttttttaggacactcattgtaaATCTTAAAATCTCCATAGACATTTTTTAGGACTTACATTATTAGGTGTGTGCCCTAAAAAAGTGGCCCATAAAggatattttgtagtagtgtctaaTGTTGCGATAATTTTTattacacgcaagtgcacgtatcatacaagtagtaactgacacaggtgaggtcgaacccaagggaattgcagcTAAGTACTAACCAAATTGGATTTATATTTCCATTTGGCAACTATAAAAATTGGTTTTAAATTAACAATGCAGAAAACACAACAAGCAAAACAACAAATAAAaagggtttaacaatggatgtgaaattagggatatgatttcaatcgctttgattacccaattgttaacACTAGTCAACTATTCTTCCTCCTTCAATGAgatgacagattataaaatcacctaaactcttttcagatcattaaggtactaaattgcattgtcaactattgcatttatgagatagtacaacaaacaattcacattaagcaataatctaaaagtcacataagctatgcgaatactttcgtctcacatcaaaacctatgtttattcatttagagcattcctaatattcacttttcaaatttcatattaggatcatgaatcatgcttaaggtgatcaatctcaaacatgtattgagcacaaaaatgaacaaatcacataaacaagGAAGAAGGAATAATCAATTAGCATTAATCCATGGAATaatctcagtcaatatccatcaaatccctaaataggagtttagctcataatctcagtattcatatccataatcaaactaaacataaacaataacatagAGAATTGAggaaaaagagaatgaaactaGATTAGGGATTGTCACAGATCACCCGCTCTCGCTccaatcttcttcttcttgttttctctcCTTCTTTTCTGTCCCTTTTTGTCTGCCCCCTTCCAAAATCGTGATCCCCAATTAAAAATGAAGACCTCATTCTCTATTTCTCCcaaaatgacgaaattgcccttaaaaTTCTGACACGTACGGACGTCAGCGTCGCGGCGCCAATACCTGAGCCGCGGCGCCACTCGGAAATTGAGATGTCTTGGTTTTCTGGAAAATGGGCTCGCCGCGGCTCAAATACaccctagcgccgcggcgctaaaagctgtgccgcggcccTAATTCAGTCTGGGACATTGGCCCCCAATCTGTGATCGTTCCTCGCCACGGCTGTAAAACACATTAGCGCCACGGCGCTAATTCTTGCGCCACGGCCCTAATACAATTTCAACAAAACTTGAATAACCCTTCAACTTAGCATATTTTCTCCACAATCCActccaaatgcccaaaacatatgcttaaacctgaaatcaagcaaaacaagcataaatccgcTCCAAAAACACATAAACCATTAAAAAGACAATGATCAAGACACTTAAAAAGTAGGCTAAACTTAGCCTAACATCTAAATCATTTATTTTGCGTAATTGCTCTTGATTTTAGTTAACAAAAAATATCGTACACATTTTAtaagaaaaaatcaaatttgtaCTTATTTAATTCTCCATTTTTAATAAATAAGATAcaacattttattttatgttttttttaaatgatgtataattataaataaatacattttttttaatttatgaaatgaaattttttttttgtcgaGAATAGAGTTTATTACTATTAAGAATATAACGGAAAAAGAGTACAAATTGGAGGGGGGGTTTCCTCCAACCAGCAAAACTCATCGTCTAGCCAAAGGGCATGCTTTGCCAATCCATGGGACATATTATTAAACTTTCGGCCAACATGTGACAGAGATACCTTCGGAAAAGTAGACAATAAAGTTTTAATGTCTGAAAAAATAATCTCCAGTTCAttttgatatgttatgttattattTAAAGCCAAGACAAGAGAAACGGAGTCAGAAAAGATAACATCCAACTGAATTCCAAGCCTTTGAGCCCAATTGAGTGTGACCAACAGTGCTATAGCTTTTGCTTGAAAGGCTGATAACATTCCTGCAAAATAATTTATAAGAAAGTTTAGGCAAAAAGAAAATTAAGGAATTTCATAGGAATTGAAAAAACTATAAACAAAACCTCCCTCAAGAACAATAAGATAACCTTAACCAAAGGGGTTAAGTTTCCAAAGATTGATATAACCATTTATCTTTTTTGCTTACTTATAGGAAGGCCTCTTATCAGTTAATTTTGAGTTTTTGTAGTAAGTTTTAACTTAAAGAACAACGACACTTACCTTTTAAGGGCTTAGATAAAGCTGCAATAACTTCCTTCTCTGGGGAGAGGATGATTGCTCCAAATCCTATCGTTTTGGTCTGGTTAGATAATGCAACATCTACTGATAAGATATTGGATTGATTCCCCGAATCTTCTCTTCTTTGATTTGTAGATTTTGCATTTTGTATGGGTTGCTCTGTCGTTCTCTATGTACTTCTTATCGATTCCCAATATCAGGTTACCCATTCAAACACTTGGTGTCCTTGTCTTGTTGGATGTCCATGGGTTCTTTTATTCCTCTCGAACCAAATTGCCCAAGCTATGATGAGcattttttgaaagttttcttTTTCCAAAATTTCAGAGGCATAGAGTAGAATCTCCTTAAAGAAAATGTCTTCTTTCCTATGTGACATGAAAGGATAATCCCACCGATCCCATATTTCTTTAGAGGAAGGACACCAAAAGATAGCATGTGCATTAGAATCCTCTCCAAAACCACATAGTGGGCAAAATTTCATGGTAGC from Humulus lupulus chromosome 5, drHumLupu1.1, whole genome shotgun sequence encodes the following:
- the LOC133834057 gene encoding protein LURP-one-related 4-like, with translation MAKVHPLTSDIIDPITSQNASSSSKRERLTVWMKSLVMQGNGCTAYNENGQVVYRIDNYDQKNSNEVFLMDLKGKVLFTILRKKMWVFRKWEGYKSISNKNNGLLEDLSNNNKEKPLFRVTKNCRVLSLRGGFSCKVALKYDDNNNQAIDYRLEGSAGKSALRILDGQGGLVAEAKRKQSSTGVILGDDVLNLVIEASVDHSLVMALVTVYGLMQKKM